The window CTTCCGCTGAGATGACCAAATATGCGGCCAATGCCATGCTAGCAACCAAAATCTCTTTTATGAATGACATCGCAAACCTCTGCGAACTGGTAGGTGCTAATGCCAATATGGTCCGCAAGGGCATAGGATCTGACCCAAGAATTGGAACCAAGTTTATTTATCCTGGGGTAGGCTATGGAGGTTCATGTTTTCCTAAAGACGTCAAAGCCATCATCAAAACAGGCAAGCAATACGGCTATGAACTCAAGGTCTTGCAGGCTGTAGAGGATGTCAATGATGCACAAAAGCATGTTTTGGTAAAGAAAATAAAACATCATTTTGGGGAAGACCTCTCAGGCATGTCCTTCGCCATCTGGGGCTTGAGCTTCAAACCAAATACCGACGACATGCGAGAAGCTCCTGCAACAGTTATCATAGAGGAGTTGATAGCAGCGGGAGCAAAAGTTAAAGGCTATGACCCCATTGCCATGAAAGAAGCTCAGCATATTTATATTGGTGACAAAATTACCTATGCCAAAGATGCTTATGATGCCTGCGTCGATGCTGACGCACTTTTGTTGGTAACCGAATGGTCAGAATTCCGCATCCCATCCTGGGAAGCTCTCGGCAAACTCCTCAACAACAAAGTCATCTTCGACGGCCGCAACATCTACGATAAAAAGTATCTAGAAGAACTCGGGTGGAAGCACTATGGAATAGGAGTTTAGTAGAAGTTAAATGTTAAAAGTTAAGTGTTTAAGAATGTTTAATCGCTTAAGTCTTGTCCCACAGAATTAGGGGATGCTTAATCGTTTAACTGAAACCCACAATTAAACATCAAATAACCAATTAAGCAACTAACCAAATAACCAACTTTAGCGCTCTTTTTTCTGTCTTTAACAGACCTTTTTATTTTTACTTATTATTCCCTAACTTATCCAAAAAATTAAATGAGTCATGCTCAATAAATTATCAAATCGATTATTTTGGGATGTAAATCCTCAATCACTAGATGCAGAAAAGGATATTGCATTTATAATTGCTAGGGTTGTAGAAAGAGGTACACTCGAGGAATGGAAATTGATAGTTGCAGAGTATGGTATTGCAAAGATCGTTAGGGTTGCCAAAGAATTGAAGTCACTAGATATTAAAGCAGCAAACTTTCTAGCCCAAATTTCAGATACACCTATCACTGAATTCAAGTGCTACAATATCAAACAGTCGAACCCAAGACACTGGATTTATTAAAAAGTATTTCTTCCTTACCATTATTTTCAAAACATAGGTTGGTTGGAGGTACTGCATTAGCATTAATCTTTGGTCATAGGTTATCTATAGATTTAGATTTCTTTAGTACAGAACCGTTGGATCACGAAGAAATCTTATTTTCAATCAAGACAATAGGAAAAGTAGAAGTAGTCTCTAAGTCAAAATTTATCAATTCATTTTTTATAAATGATGTCAAAGTAGATTTTGTTTCTTTACCATATAAGTGGATTGATGGTCCAATCCTAGAAAATCCTATCAAGTTGGCAAGTATAAAAGATATAGCAGCAATGAAATTGGCTGCAATTACAAATAGAGGATCTAAGAAAGACTTCATTGATATTGCATTATTGATAAAGGAAGTAGGCTTGGATAATATGATATTATACTACAGTGAAAAATATCCAGACGGAATGAAAATGATGGTCTTGAGAAGTTTGGTTTATTTTGAGGATGCTGAATCTCAACCTGATCCAGTCATGCTAGAGGATTATAACTGGTCAAGTATCAAGCAACTTATACTCAATGCTACAAAAAAGTATATAGAATAACCATTTATAGTTTGATCGATTAACCGCTTAATCGCTTAACTGAACCTCTCGTCCATCTAGGCTTAACGCTATATCCGTTCAACGTTAAATAGCTTGTCCGCCGCGGATTAACCGTTCAAAGTAGAAACTCAGTAAACTCTCGATACCCCCACGCTTAACGCTTAACGTTTTTAACGCTTAACGCTCTTTCCGTTAAACGTTCGCCGTAGGAAATTAGTAAACTCTCGATTCCCCACTTCACACCTCCACCGCATTCCCATGCGGGGTTAATAAAATTCATTCCCTCAGGGAATCCCCATAAAGCATAAAAAATTAATTCTTCGAGATTTCGGTTCTCTTAAATGGAAACAAATCTTGTAAAAATCGTTATTTCTGACTCTTGACTAACCAACTCTACAATTAATCAGTTAACTTAGTCCAAGTGCTTTAAAGTCTGTATAAAATGGAAAATACCGAAAAAATTCTCAAGCAATTTATGAAGTTACCACCACTTGAAAAAGCCAATATCATAGATCAGCTTCTGAAAAGCTTAGATGAACCAGATCCTTCTGTAGATAAATTGTGGGTAAAAGAATCAGAAAATCGCATAAATGCTTATGAATCAGGTAAACTTAAGGCATTAACAGATGAAGAGTTTTTTAATATGAAGAAAAGCTAAATGTAATGACCTTGCGCTACTTAAGTCTTGCAAAAATCGAATTAGACCAATCATATGAATTCTACGAGTCTCAAAAACCGAAACTCGGAGCAAGTTTTTTAAGGGAAGTAAGACAAGGAATAAGAAGAATACAAAATCAACCTACAGCTTGGACCCCAATTTCAAAAAGATTAAGAAGATGTTTATTAAATAAATTTCCTTTTGGAATAATTTACCAAATAAGAGAGGATGAAATTTTGATTATAGCAATCGCTCATTTACACAGAAAACCAAATTACTGGGAAAATAGAGCTTAAATCTGGTTAGTACCTATAACCAAGAATGTTTAATTGGTTAACCGCTTAATTGTTTAACTGATTCCGTTAAATAGCACTTCAAATAAGCAACCCCGACCCCTCGGGGCAACTAACCACTTTTGAGCTCTTCGTGATCCTTAGCGCTCTTCGTGTCCCCAAAAAAAAAGAAGCGTCACAAAACTCACAAAGCCCCTCAAAGCCCACAAAAAAATCAATCTTTGAGTTCTTCGTGGTCCTTAGAGCTCTTAGTGTCCCAAAAAATAATAAAGCGACACAAAGCTCCCAAAGTCCCTCAAAGTCCACAAAAAAATAAACTCTTAGAGCTCTTTGTGTTACTTGGAGTTCTTTGTGTTCCCAAAAAGAAATAAAGCGACACAAAGCTCACAAAGTCCCTCGAAGCCCACAAAAAAATCAATCTTTGAGTTC is drawn from Belliella baltica DSM 15883 and contains these coding sequences:
- a CDS encoding UDP-glucose dehydrogenase family protein, yielding MKITVIGTGYVGLVSGACFADVGIQVTCVDVDQKKIEGLKNGIMPIYEPGLEEIVKRNYASGRLQFTTNLGKAIQGSEVAFIAVGTPPGEDGSADLKYVLAVADEIGAKMSDYIVVATKSTVPVTTGEKVRAAIKAALDKRGSDLPFAVASNPEFLKEGAAVEDFMKPDRIVIGVDDERAEAIMKRLYKPFQLNGDRIIFMDIPSAEMTKYAANAMLATKISFMNDIANLCELVGANANMVRKGIGSDPRIGTKFIYPGVGYGGSCFPKDVKAIIKTGKQYGYELKVLQAVEDVNDAQKHVLVKKIKHHFGEDLSGMSFAIWGLSFKPNTDDMREAPATVIIEELIAAGAKVKGYDPIAMKEAQHIYIGDKITYAKDAYDACVDADALLLVTEWSEFRIPSWEALGKLLNNKVIFDGRNIYDKKYLEELGWKHYGIGV
- a CDS encoding DUF6922 domain-containing protein, with protein sequence MLNKLSNRLFWDVNPQSLDAEKDIAFIIARVVERGTLEEWKLIVAEYGIAKIVRVAKELKSLDIKAANFLAQISDTPITEFKCYNIKQSNPRHWIY
- a CDS encoding nucleotidyl transferase AbiEii/AbiGii toxin family protein — protein: MLQYQTVEPKTLDLLKSISSLPLFSKHRLVGGTALALIFGHRLSIDLDFFSTEPLDHEEILFSIKTIGKVEVVSKSKFINSFFINDVKVDFVSLPYKWIDGPILENPIKLASIKDIAAMKLAAITNRGSKKDFIDIALLIKEVGLDNMILYYSEKYPDGMKMMVLRSLVYFEDAESQPDPVMLEDYNWSSIKQLILNATKKYIE
- a CDS encoding addiction module protein translates to MENTEKILKQFMKLPPLEKANIIDQLLKSLDEPDPSVDKLWVKESENRINAYESGKLKALTDEEFFNMKKS
- a CDS encoding type II toxin-antitoxin system RelE/ParE family toxin → MTLRYLSLAKIELDQSYEFYESQKPKLGASFLREVRQGIRRIQNQPTAWTPISKRLRRCLLNKFPFGIIYQIREDEILIIAIAHLHRKPNYWENRA